A single window of Mycolicibacterium aurum DNA harbors:
- a CDS encoding serine/threonine-protein kinase: MSTPKGGARLGTRFGPYELHSVIGVGGMGEVYRAYDTARERMVAIKLLRPDMAADHSFQERFRRESRVAARLQEPHVIPVHDFGEIDGVLYIDMRLVEGPSLKELLRAEGALQPARAVSILGQVASALDAAHANGLVHRDIKPENVLLTAEDFAYLVDFGIAHGGGEASVTSTGLVVGSSAYMAPERFSGDKGGPASDVYSLACLLYESLTGRAPFEAADIRQVWSAHMFSPPPRPSIMRRGVSRTFDDVVARGMAKDPRDRFASAGGLARAAHAAAQGIPSEAPVAPVAPPQVPGPVAPPPPAPPSTRQFTSAPQVPMAPPSVRPPRRFGRGQLVLGAVTAAMLAVAVILAMVLVFSGGDSGTPQSRLTAPPSSDASSSEAPTSTETSTIDGVSGTDSQGFVGHTARCASGDTPAALIRTSLSLAAICETGDGEFYYKGERLRDGANREIRGATRSGDGFTVTGSDGARYDVQPDQLTISSGGSVDSAEPALEYGSAG, from the coding sequence GTGAGCACCCCCAAGGGCGGCGCTCGGCTGGGCACCCGGTTCGGGCCCTATGAGCTGCACTCCGTGATCGGGGTCGGGGGGATGGGCGAGGTGTACCGCGCGTACGACACGGCGCGCGAGCGAATGGTGGCGATCAAGCTGCTGCGGCCCGACATGGCTGCTGACCACAGTTTTCAGGAACGGTTCCGACGCGAGTCCCGGGTGGCGGCGCGATTGCAGGAGCCCCACGTCATCCCGGTGCACGACTTCGGCGAGATCGACGGCGTGCTCTACATCGACATGCGGCTGGTGGAAGGCCCGAGCCTCAAGGAGCTGCTGCGCGCCGAGGGCGCGTTGCAGCCTGCGCGGGCGGTGTCGATCCTGGGTCAGGTGGCGTCTGCGCTGGACGCGGCGCACGCCAACGGACTGGTGCACCGCGACATCAAACCGGAGAACGTCCTGCTGACCGCCGAGGACTTCGCGTACCTGGTCGACTTCGGGATCGCCCACGGCGGCGGCGAGGCGTCGGTGACGTCGACCGGATTGGTCGTCGGGTCCAGTGCATACATGGCCCCGGAGCGTTTCAGCGGGGACAAGGGTGGGCCGGCGTCGGACGTGTACTCGCTGGCGTGCCTGCTGTACGAGTCGCTGACGGGCCGGGCGCCGTTCGAGGCGGCCGACATCCGTCAGGTCTGGAGCGCGCACATGTTCTCGCCGCCGCCGCGGCCGAGCATCATGCGGCGCGGGGTCAGCCGCACCTTCGACGACGTGGTCGCGCGCGGCATGGCCAAGGACCCCCGCGACCGGTTCGCCTCGGCAGGGGGGCTGGCGCGTGCAGCTCATGCTGCGGCACAAGGAATCCCGAGCGAGGCGCCGGTGGCACCGGTGGCCCCGCCCCAAGTCCCCGGCCCAGTGGCTCCGCCGCCCCCGGCGCCGCCGTCGACGCGGCAGTTCACCTCGGCGCCCCAGGTTCCGATGGCGCCACCCTCGGTGCGGCCACCTCGCCGGTTCGGGCGCGGCCAGCTGGTGCTGGGGGCGGTGACGGCAGCGATGCTGGCCGTTGCCGTGATCCTGGCGATGGTGCTGGTGTTCAGCGGCGGTGACAGCGGCACCCCACAGTCCAGGTTGACGGCACCGCCGTCCTCGGACGCGTCGTCGTCGGAGGCGCCGACGTCGACGGAGACGTCGACGATCGACGGGGTGTCGGGGACGGATTCCCAAGGCTTCGTGGGTCATACGGCGCGTTGCGCGTCGGGGGACACGCCGGCCGCGCTGATCCGGACGTCGCTGTCGTTGGCGGCCATCTGCGAGACGGGCGATGGCGAGTTCTACTACAAAGGTGAGCGCCTGCGCGACGGCGCAAACCGGGAGATCCGCGGGGCGACACGCTCCGGCGACGGATTCACCGTCACGGGCTCGGACGGGGCGCGATATGACGTGCAGCCGGATCAGCTGACCATTTCCAGTGGGGGCAGCGTGGATTCGGCGGAACCGGCGCTAGAGTACGGCTCGGCCGGCTGA
- a CDS encoding ABC transporter permease: MLPIARSELIQLLRNRSVLVTSLIMPMAASAFFINFRDVFAQIGSLGYIAALVVFTIAAFSLYATTVTTVAARRQTLFLKRLRSTAAGDTAILAGLLLPVTTIALVQVALILGVFSAISAGPADVVLLAVAVVATLAMMLALGAATAGITRSPEHAQVTSLPLSLGVVAVASWIGISGTEHLQMVKRLLPGGSATELVVNAWNGGVATVDSLLLLGPTVAWILAAIMLAARMFRWEPRR, encoded by the coding sequence ATGCTTCCCATCGCGCGCAGTGAACTGATCCAGCTCCTGCGGAACAGATCCGTGCTCGTCACCAGCCTCATCATGCCGATGGCGGCCAGTGCGTTCTTCATCAATTTCCGCGACGTGTTCGCGCAGATCGGCAGTCTCGGCTACATCGCTGCCCTTGTCGTCTTCACGATCGCCGCCTTCAGCCTCTACGCCACCACAGTGACCACAGTGGCCGCGCGTCGGCAGACGCTGTTCCTCAAGCGGCTGCGTTCCACGGCGGCCGGCGACACGGCGATTCTCGCCGGCCTGCTGCTTCCCGTCACCACGATCGCCCTGGTTCAGGTCGCCCTGATTCTCGGGGTGTTCTCTGCCATCAGCGCCGGACCGGCCGACGTCGTGCTGCTCGCGGTGGCCGTGGTGGCGACGCTCGCGATGATGCTGGCGCTGGGGGCGGCGACGGCAGGCATCACGCGGTCGCCCGAGCATGCTCAGGTCACCAGCCTCCCGCTGAGCCTGGGCGTCGTGGCGGTCGCGAGCTGGATAGGAATCAGCGGAACCGAGCACCTCCAGATGGTGAAGCGGTTGCTGCCGGGCGGGTCGGCCACCGAACTGGTGGTCAACGCCTGGAACGGTGGGGTCGCCACCGTCGATTCACTGCTGCTGCTCGGCCCGACCGTCGCGTGGATACTCGCGGCAATCATGCTGGCGGCCAGAATGTTCCGGTGGGAGCCGCGGCGGTGA
- a CDS encoding alpha/beta hydrolase: protein MPPSRTSAAKVTVALLLTALLAGVTACRGPAAEPAASGLETFYGQKIAWESCARYAATSIETAVFAQTPTAECGRLDVPLDYEQPQGKTIRLAVLRVPARGESLGSLIMNPGGPGGSGLFGGSATAGALADSRIAERFDVVGFDPRGVGATEPAVDCYSDEEADRGVLLSTQGTTVQWTEQDTKQVWERCAALSGGADVLAGVGTRDTARDMDVLRAVLGDEKLTFLGQSYGTRLGAVYAEQFPQNVRAMVLDGAVDPHQGTMERRAGAFGGFQRSFDKMAEFCAAQGDCPLGDDPARATEVFQQIVRPLYHRPVPALGVQLDFDDAVGGVISGLYHQAAWPRIITGIAQVRQGRGDELVQLGYDFSLRDREGRWTNFVEAVYAINCMDEERLSEADGNALRAAVYEAAPFMDPGVPLTGARDGCEHWPAEPTLGFPYATDIEGLPPTLVVSITGDPTTPHAGGIALAETLGSALLTVEGEGHTVVTAGTNQCVDAIAADYLIDLALPPEGATCAL from the coding sequence ATGCCCCCGTCCAGGACATCCGCCGCGAAAGTCACTGTCGCGCTGCTACTCACCGCGCTGCTTGCGGGTGTGACGGCCTGCCGCGGTCCCGCGGCCGAGCCGGCCGCGTCCGGTCTTGAGACGTTCTACGGTCAGAAGATCGCGTGGGAGTCGTGTGCGCGCTATGCCGCCACGTCCATCGAGACGGCCGTCTTCGCGCAGACACCGACCGCCGAATGCGGACGGCTGGATGTGCCGCTGGATTATGAACAGCCGCAGGGCAAGACGATCCGTCTCGCGGTGCTGCGGGTCCCCGCCCGGGGCGAATCCCTCGGCTCGCTGATCATGAACCCGGGCGGGCCGGGCGGCTCCGGGTTGTTCGGCGGATCGGCGACTGCCGGGGCGCTGGCGGACAGCCGGATCGCCGAGCGCTTCGACGTCGTCGGTTTCGACCCGCGCGGTGTGGGAGCCACCGAACCGGCCGTCGACTGCTACTCCGACGAGGAGGCGGACCGGGGCGTCCTACTCAGCACCCAGGGCACGACAGTTCAATGGACAGAACAGGATACGAAGCAGGTGTGGGAGCGGTGCGCCGCACTCTCGGGCGGCGCCGACGTGCTGGCCGGCGTCGGTACCCGCGACACGGCCCGCGACATGGATGTGCTGAGGGCCGTCCTGGGCGATGAGAAGCTCACCTTCCTCGGGCAGAGCTACGGGACCCGCCTGGGCGCCGTCTACGCCGAGCAGTTTCCGCAGAACGTCCGGGCGATGGTGCTCGACGGCGCCGTGGACCCCCATCAGGGCACCATGGAGCGTCGCGCCGGCGCCTTCGGCGGATTCCAGCGATCCTTCGACAAGATGGCCGAATTCTGTGCCGCACAGGGTGACTGCCCACTGGGTGACGACCCGGCCCGCGCCACCGAGGTGTTCCAGCAGATCGTGCGACCGCTGTACCACCGCCCGGTCCCGGCGCTCGGCGTGCAGCTCGACTTCGACGACGCCGTCGGCGGAGTCATCTCGGGGCTGTACCACCAGGCCGCCTGGCCCCGCATCATCACCGGGATCGCCCAGGTCCGGCAGGGCCGCGGTGACGAGCTGGTGCAGCTGGGCTACGACTTCTCGCTGCGCGACCGGGAGGGCCGCTGGACCAACTTCGTCGAGGCGGTCTACGCGATCAACTGCATGGACGAGGAACGGCTCAGCGAAGCCGACGGAAACGCGCTGCGCGCCGCCGTCTACGAGGCCGCGCCGTTCATGGACCCCGGCGTCCCGCTCACCGGCGCCCGCGACGGATGTGAGCACTGGCCCGCCGAACCGACGCTCGGCTTCCCGTACGCCACCGACATCGAGGGCCTGCCGCCCACCCTGGTCGTCTCGATCACCGGTGACCCCACCACCCCGCATGCCGGCGGCATCGCGCTGGCCGAGACCCTCGGCAGCGCGCTGCTGACCGTCGAGGGCGAGGGGCACACGGTCGTCACGGCCGGCACCAATCAGTGCGTCGACGCCATCGCCGCCGACTACCTGATCGACCTCGCCCTGCCGCCGGAGGGCGCGACCTGCGCGCTCTGA
- a CDS encoding sensor histidine kinase: MDVRTPRRAFQSIWTAPRSHDAARGSRRRFRTINLTTFLPLLTAVGVFLVARQAQTWQQACVLALGLAAALIAFERWTAGDIARVAVPCLIVSAAVWLFGALTIAEGATQGAYYAIAIVGCLTVSQLNRLRGVAAFGLVAYVAAVGAWGILATGQTGTGALIANVIVPAGFTAMVMGLMFPNKGFYDVVAELEEARDREAELAVIRERMRFASDLHDIQGHTLHVVKLKIALAQKLIHSDTARAEQELREVYELVGDTITHTKALAYGQRKLNLTAELENARNLLEAADIRVRVEQGPEVESCANELLGQVLRETTTNILRHSRARLVRVALTANSITVVNDGVLEHELPELRGLATLADRVSDGGGELTVALGDGRFRTQATFPEQQDAVR, encoded by the coding sequence ATGGATGTCCGCACGCCCCGCCGCGCGTTCCAGTCGATCTGGACGGCGCCGCGGTCCCACGATGCCGCCCGGGGTTCCCGGCGGCGGTTCCGGACCATCAACCTCACGACCTTTCTGCCGCTGCTCACCGCGGTCGGGGTGTTCCTCGTGGCCCGGCAGGCCCAGACCTGGCAGCAGGCCTGCGTCCTGGCCCTCGGCCTCGCGGCAGCGCTGATCGCGTTCGAGCGGTGGACCGCCGGCGACATCGCCAGGGTGGCAGTCCCGTGCCTGATCGTGTCGGCGGCGGTGTGGCTGTTCGGGGCGCTGACAATCGCCGAGGGCGCGACGCAGGGGGCGTACTACGCGATCGCCATCGTCGGCTGCCTCACCGTCTCCCAGCTCAACCGCCTCCGCGGGGTGGCCGCGTTCGGGTTGGTCGCGTACGTGGCCGCGGTCGGCGCGTGGGGAATCCTGGCGACGGGACAGACCGGGACGGGCGCACTGATCGCCAACGTGATCGTCCCGGCCGGTTTCACCGCCATGGTGATGGGCCTGATGTTCCCCAATAAAGGGTTCTACGACGTCGTGGCGGAACTGGAGGAGGCCCGCGATCGGGAGGCGGAGTTGGCGGTCATCCGCGAGCGGATGCGTTTCGCCAGCGACCTGCACGACATCCAGGGGCACACGTTGCACGTCGTCAAGCTCAAGATCGCGTTGGCGCAGAAGCTGATCCACAGCGATACCGCACGTGCGGAGCAGGAGCTGCGCGAGGTGTACGAGCTGGTGGGCGACACGATCACCCACACCAAGGCGCTCGCCTACGGTCAGCGCAAACTCAACCTCACCGCGGAGCTGGAGAACGCACGAAATCTGCTGGAGGCAGCCGACATCCGGGTGCGGGTCGAGCAGGGACCGGAAGTCGAGTCGTGCGCCAACGAACTGCTCGGCCAGGTCCTGCGGGAGACGACCACCAACATACTGCGGCACTCGCGAGCCAGGCTGGTGCGCGTCGCGCTGACCGCGAACAGCATCACCGTCGTCAACGACGGAGTGCTGGAGCACGAACTGCCGGAATTGCGGGGACTCGCCACGCTGGCCGACAGAGTGTCCGACGGCGGCGGCGAGCTCACCGTGGCGCTCGGCGACGGTCGATTCCGCACGCAGGCAACATTTCCCGAGCAACAGGACGCCGTCCGATGA
- a CDS encoding response regulator transcription factor, protein MTTVVLADDEVLLRKALASLLPLEGDVTVVAEADDGATAVAATLAHRPDVLVIDLEMPRMDGLEAVAEIRRTLPDQVILMLTRHARPGILRSALKLGVQGFASKSAEPSHIAEVVAALHSGRRWIDQDVSAAAIVDDCPLTDREVDVLRVTGDGYSVAEIASRLHLAQGTVRNYLSSAMQKTQTRTRHEAARYAREHDWL, encoded by the coding sequence ATGACCACGGTGGTGCTGGCCGACGATGAGGTCCTGCTCCGGAAGGCTCTCGCGTCGCTGCTACCCCTGGAGGGGGACGTCACGGTGGTGGCCGAAGCCGATGACGGCGCCACGGCGGTCGCGGCCACGCTGGCCCACCGGCCCGACGTGCTGGTCATCGACTTGGAGATGCCGCGGATGGACGGTCTGGAAGCCGTCGCAGAAATCCGCCGCACGCTGCCGGATCAGGTGATCCTGATGCTGACCCGCCACGCCCGACCGGGCATCCTGCGCAGCGCCCTGAAGCTCGGCGTGCAGGGATTCGCCAGCAAGTCCGCCGAACCCAGTCACATCGCCGAGGTCGTCGCGGCGCTGCACAGTGGACGGCGATGGATCGATCAGGACGTCTCGGCCGCGGCGATCGTCGACGACTGCCCGTTGACCGACCGCGAGGTGGACGTCCTACGGGTGACCGGCGACGGTTACTCGGTGGCCGAGATCGCGTCGCGACTGCATCTGGCGCAGGGCACGGTGCGCAACTACCTGTCCAGCGCCATGCAGAAAACGCAGACCAGGACCCGGCACGAAGCGGCCCGCTACGCGCGCGAGCACGACTGGCTGTAG
- a CDS encoding WS/DGAT/MGAT family O-acyltransferase, with protein sequence MERLSGLDAGLLYSESTTVPIQVCSVTELDTSTVPGGYSFDRFRADLGARIPAIPEFRTKLADNDLNLAHPVWVEDKNFDLSSHVKRIGLPAPGGREELAEVCGQIASIPLERSKPLWEMWVIEGVGVTTADDSTRLAVMLKVHHAVVDGVSAANLLGQLLDREPDAALPEPVDGPGDAPAWAIAADGLWRFVTLPWQLTRSIPVATALVAKTVGRAANGTAMAAPFTAPPTPFNAQLTAQRNVAFASLNLPDVKKVKNHFDVKVNDVVMALCAGALRGFLDERGELPDKPLIAAVPSSVRGLSDRPGRNQLSGMFCNLHTDIEDAQDRLHAIAASNVRAKDHSASLGPTLLVDLAQSISRGAFGWLLGVLSRTPLTDTAIHNVVISNVPGPQETLYSNGAEVIALYPLGPILHGSGLNITVMSLGDKLNVGIISCPQLVNDLWDLADRFTVELEDLLRRC encoded by the coding sequence ATGGAACGGCTGAGTGGCCTCGACGCGGGTCTTCTGTACAGCGAGTCCACCACGGTGCCGATCCAGGTCTGCTCGGTCACCGAGTTGGACACCTCGACTGTGCCCGGTGGCTACTCCTTCGACCGCTTCCGCGCCGACCTGGGGGCCCGGATACCGGCGATCCCGGAGTTCCGCACCAAGCTCGCCGACAACGATCTGAACCTGGCCCACCCGGTATGGGTGGAGGACAAGAATTTCGACCTGTCCTCTCACGTGAAGCGGATCGGCCTCCCGGCGCCGGGCGGACGCGAGGAGCTGGCCGAGGTGTGCGGGCAGATCGCGTCGATCCCGCTGGAACGCAGCAAGCCGCTGTGGGAGATGTGGGTGATCGAGGGCGTCGGCGTAACCACCGCGGACGACAGCACCCGCCTGGCGGTGATGCTGAAGGTGCACCACGCCGTCGTCGACGGCGTATCGGCGGCCAACCTGCTGGGTCAGCTGCTGGATCGGGAGCCTGACGCGGCCCTTCCCGAGCCGGTGGACGGTCCCGGTGACGCGCCGGCGTGGGCGATCGCCGCGGACGGGTTGTGGCGGTTCGTCACCCTGCCGTGGCAGCTGACCAGGTCGATTCCGGTGGCCACGGCCCTGGTCGCGAAAACGGTGGGTCGCGCCGCGAACGGTACCGCGATGGCCGCACCCTTCACGGCGCCGCCGACGCCCTTCAACGCGCAGTTGACGGCGCAGCGCAACGTCGCGTTCGCCTCCTTGAACCTGCCGGACGTCAAGAAGGTGAAGAACCATTTCGACGTCAAGGTCAACGACGTGGTGATGGCGTTGTGCGCGGGTGCCCTGCGCGGCTTCCTCGACGAGCGGGGCGAGCTGCCGGACAAGCCGCTGATCGCGGCGGTGCCGTCGTCGGTGCGCGGCCTGTCCGACCGGCCCGGCCGCAACCAGTTGTCGGGCATGTTCTGCAACCTGCACACCGACATCGAGGACGCACAGGACCGGCTGCACGCCATCGCGGCCTCCAACGTGCGCGCCAAGGACCACAGCGCGTCTCTCGGCCCCACCCTGCTGGTGGACCTGGCGCAGAGCATCTCCCGCGGCGCGTTCGGGTGGCTGCTGGGGGTGCTGTCGCGCACCCCGCTGACCGACACGGCCATCCACAACGTCGTGATCTCCAACGTGCCGGGCCCGCAGGAGACGCTGTACAGCAACGGTGCGGAGGTCATCGCGCTGTATCCGCTGGGTCCGATCCTGCACGGCTCGGGGCTGAACATCACGGTGATGTCGTTGGGTGACAAGCTGAACGTCGGCATCATCTCGTGCCCGCAGCTGGTGAACGACCTGTGGGATCTCGCCGACCGGTTCACCGTCGAGCTGGAGGACCTGCTCCGCCGCTGTTGA
- a CDS encoding ABC transporter ATP-binding protein yields the protein MSSSPVIDVDSLTVAYGDFPAVKDLSFQVERGELYALLGTNGAGKTSTLEVIEGHRTASSGTVRVFGASPTDRAAVRPRMGIMLQESGFASDLTVAETIRLIGRLTTRADTVDRVLGVVDLARKADTAVSQLSGGEKRRLDFATAVYGHPALVVLDEPTTGLDIQSRDALWGAVQHLRDAGSTIVLTTHYLEEAQQYADRIGLMHRGSFVHEGTVAELTRTLPATIEFSLPPDSPPPPVQSAPVPGGSYLVETFELQADLKRLLDWADTHAVELRGLSAAPTRLDDVFRAINPVPTPS from the coding sequence ATGTCCTCAAGTCCGGTGATCGACGTCGACAGCCTCACCGTCGCCTACGGTGACTTCCCTGCGGTGAAAGACCTTTCGTTCCAGGTCGAGCGTGGTGAGCTGTACGCGCTCCTCGGGACCAACGGCGCAGGCAAGACCTCCACCCTCGAAGTCATCGAAGGACACCGCACGGCGTCCTCGGGCACGGTGCGGGTATTCGGGGCGAGCCCGACGGACCGGGCCGCGGTGCGTCCGCGGATGGGAATCATGCTGCAGGAGAGCGGGTTCGCGTCCGATCTCACCGTCGCGGAGACGATTCGGTTGATCGGTCGACTCACCACGCGCGCGGACACGGTCGACCGGGTGCTCGGAGTCGTCGACCTCGCGCGCAAGGCCGATACCGCGGTGTCCCAGCTCTCCGGTGGGGAGAAGCGGCGCCTCGACTTCGCCACCGCGGTCTATGGTCACCCGGCGCTCGTGGTTCTGGACGAACCCACCACGGGTTTGGACATCCAGTCCCGCGACGCGCTCTGGGGCGCGGTGCAGCACCTGCGCGACGCCGGATCCACCATCGTGCTGACCACCCACTACTTGGAAGAGGCGCAGCAGTACGCCGACCGGATCGGGCTGATGCACCGGGGCAGCTTCGTGCACGAGGGGACGGTGGCCGAACTGACCCGGACCCTGCCGGCCACCATCGAGTTCTCCCTGCCGCCGGACTCCCCACCGCCGCCGGTGCAGTCCGCTCCGGTCCCCGGCGGGAGCTACCTGGTGGAGACGTTCGAGCTGCAAGCCGATCTGAAACGACTGCTCGACTGGGCCGACACCCACGCGGTGGAACTGCGCGGGCTCTCTGCCGCACCGACCCGGCTCGACGACGTGTTCCGTGCCATCAATCCCGTCCCCACTCCCTCCTGA
- a CDS encoding fatty acid desaturase family protein, with the protein MAITDVAHYTHLSTQDIDNLGRELDTIRSDIEQSLGAKDAAYIRRTILFQRTLDVAARLLIATTRSTAAWTLGTAALGFAKSVENMEIGHNVSHGQWDWMNDPEIHSSTWEWDMVAVSSQWKSSHNYRHHVFTNVLGEDDDLGFGVMRVSADQPWTRGHLLQPLQNLFLALTFEWGIALHGVDLKRSKAEKQAQAKILVRKISRQGFKDYVLWPALSVTRWRRTLQANAIANLMRNLWAYVVIFCGHFPDGTQTFTADVLESETRAEWYLRQMLGTANFKAGRLLGFASGNLCYQIEHHLFPDLPSNRLAEIAERVRPLCEKYGIPYLSGSLAHQYGSTLRTIHRLALPNGFFGTRRGADVARIRPTRRRASARRLAQAASAA; encoded by the coding sequence ATGGCCATCACCGACGTCGCCCACTACACCCACCTCAGCACGCAGGACATCGACAACCTCGGACGCGAGCTCGACACGATCCGCAGTGACATCGAGCAGTCCCTCGGAGCCAAGGACGCCGCCTACATCCGTCGGACCATCCTGTTCCAGCGCACCCTCGACGTTGCGGCCCGGCTTCTCATCGCCACCACCCGGTCGACGGCCGCCTGGACACTGGGCACCGCGGCGCTCGGCTTCGCCAAGAGCGTGGAGAACATGGAGATCGGGCACAACGTGTCCCACGGTCAATGGGATTGGATGAACGACCCGGAGATTCACTCCAGCACCTGGGAGTGGGACATGGTCGCGGTCTCGTCGCAGTGGAAATCCTCCCACAACTACCGTCACCACGTGTTCACCAACGTGCTCGGCGAGGACGACGACCTCGGCTTCGGCGTGATGCGCGTGAGTGCCGATCAGCCGTGGACCCGCGGTCATCTGCTGCAGCCGCTGCAGAATCTGTTCCTGGCGCTCACCTTCGAGTGGGGCATCGCCCTGCACGGCGTCGACCTGAAGCGTTCGAAGGCCGAAAAGCAAGCGCAGGCAAAGATATTGGTGCGCAAGATCTCCCGTCAGGGTTTCAAGGACTATGTGCTGTGGCCCGCGTTGAGCGTCACGCGCTGGCGCCGGACCCTGCAGGCCAACGCGATCGCCAACCTGATGCGCAACCTGTGGGCGTACGTGGTGATCTTCTGCGGACACTTCCCCGACGGCACGCAGACGTTCACCGCCGACGTGCTGGAGTCCGAGACCAGGGCCGAGTGGTACCTGCGCCAGATGCTGGGCACGGCGAACTTCAAGGCCGGCCGGCTGTTGGGCTTCGCCAGCGGCAACCTGTGCTACCAGATCGAGCACCACCTGTTCCCGGACCTGCCGAGCAACCGCCTCGCCGAGATCGCGGAGCGGGTGCGACCGCTGTGCGAGAAGTACGGCATCCCATACCTGTCGGGGTCGCTGGCGCATCAGTACGGATCGACGCTGCGGACCATCCACCGGTTGGCGTTGCCGAACGGATTCTTCGGGACCCGCCGCGGCGCGGACGTCGCGCGCATCCGGCCCACCCGGCGGCGGGCGTCGGCCCGACGCCTGGCGCAGGCCGCCTCCGCGGCGTGA
- a CDS encoding extracellular catalytic domain type 1 short-chain-length polyhydroxyalkanoate depolymerase — protein sequence MGAAAVTGRRWQWVVSAILAVTALGFAVVTAAVQFGLPWWMQAGDRNHTYYGADGSQRYQVHVPPQFDGRTPLPVIMALHGCGMTGFGWNSMKYTTQFNSLADRKGFIVVYPTQRLFRNAVNCWNSGDPQEQQRHRGEPALLAGVAGQVVDKYHADPARVHVVGASSGAGTAVILGATYPDVFATVTSVAGGEYGLNQVDPDDPGATPPVYTARQAWAQMGDRARRVPLLVIQGADDEVVPPLVASRLVEHWSAVHDLVDDGELNNSLEVTEETETVPAVPGRHGYTYTSRATPEGIPVIASYLVEGMGHAYPGPAGAGLFTDRAGPDASAAAWNFAEQHRLP from the coding sequence GTGGGAGCCGCGGCGGTGACCGGCCGGCGTTGGCAGTGGGTCGTCTCCGCGATTCTCGCCGTGACAGCCCTTGGTTTCGCCGTCGTGACAGCCGCTGTGCAGTTCGGTCTGCCGTGGTGGATGCAGGCCGGTGACCGCAACCACACCTACTACGGAGCCGACGGCAGTCAGCGATACCAGGTGCACGTCCCGCCGCAGTTCGACGGCCGGACGCCGCTGCCGGTCATCATGGCGCTACACGGATGCGGGATGACCGGATTCGGTTGGAATTCCATGAAATACACCACGCAGTTCAACAGCCTGGCCGACCGGAAGGGCTTCATCGTCGTCTATCCGACGCAGCGCCTGTTCCGCAACGCCGTCAACTGCTGGAACTCCGGGGACCCGCAGGAACAACAGAGACACCGCGGAGAACCGGCTCTGCTGGCCGGGGTGGCCGGGCAGGTGGTGGACAAGTACCACGCCGACCCTGCCCGGGTGCACGTGGTCGGCGCCTCGTCCGGAGCAGGCACCGCCGTCATACTCGGTGCGACCTACCCCGATGTGTTCGCCACCGTCACATCGGTCGCCGGTGGCGAATACGGCCTGAACCAGGTGGATCCCGACGATCCCGGCGCCACCCCGCCGGTGTACACGGCGCGTCAGGCGTGGGCGCAGATGGGTGACCGCGCGCGCCGGGTCCCGCTGCTCGTCATTCAGGGCGCCGATGACGAGGTGGTTCCACCGCTGGTCGCGAGTCGCCTTGTCGAGCACTGGTCCGCGGTGCACGATCTGGTCGACGACGGCGAGCTCAACAACAGCCTCGAGGTGACAGAAGAGACCGAGACGGTGCCGGCCGTTCCGGGACGGCACGGCTACACGTATACGAGTCGCGCTACACCCGAGGGCATTCCGGTCATCGCGTCGTATCTCGTCGAGGGCATGGGCCACGCGTATCCCGGTCCTGCCGGCGCCGGCTTGTTCACCGACCGCGCCGGTCCTGATGCCAGCGCGGCCGCGTGGAACTTCGCCGAGCAGCACCGGCTGCCGTGA